One genomic region from Jiangella sp. DSM 45060 encodes:
- the pdxH gene encoding pyridoxamine 5'-phosphate oxidase yields MEEGLPRMRRRYTSGRLLEGDLAPDPFDEFRAWLHDAVTMGMAEPNAMVLGTTSADGRPSSRTVLLKGIDDGAFVFFTNTGSRKATEIAANPWVSLCFPWIAMERQVLVCGAASAVSREATLAYWLTRPRESQIGAWASHQSAVIGTRADLEAAAAAVGERFPDEVPLPDFWSGYRVVPDTVEFWQGGVARLHDRLRYRRASGGPDDAWVVERLAP; encoded by the coding sequence GTGGAGGAAGGACTGCCGCGCATGCGCCGCCGGTACACGTCCGGGCGGCTGCTCGAAGGCGACCTCGCGCCCGACCCGTTCGACGAGTTCCGCGCCTGGCTGCACGACGCCGTCACCATGGGCATGGCCGAGCCCAACGCCATGGTCCTCGGCACCACCAGCGCCGACGGCCGGCCCAGCAGCCGAACGGTGCTGCTCAAGGGCATCGACGACGGCGCTTTCGTCTTCTTCACCAACACCGGTTCCCGCAAGGCGACGGAGATCGCGGCCAACCCGTGGGTGTCGCTGTGCTTCCCGTGGATCGCCATGGAACGCCAGGTCCTCGTCTGCGGCGCCGCCTCGGCGGTGTCCCGGGAGGCAACGCTGGCGTACTGGCTGACCCGGCCGCGGGAGTCCCAGATCGGTGCCTGGGCCAGCCACCAGTCCGCGGTCATCGGCACCCGCGCCGACCTCGAGGCGGCGGCCGCGGCGGTGGGCGAGCGGTTCCCCGACGAGGTGCCGCTGCCCGACTTCTGGAGCGGCTACCGGGTGGTGCCCGACACCGTGGAGTTCTGGCAGGGCGGGGTGGCGCGGCTGCATGATCGGCTGCGGTATCGGCGTGCTTCCGGCGGCCCGGATGACGCCTGGGTGGTGGAGCGGCTCGCTCCCTGA
- a CDS encoding ParA family protein: protein MSVLSLKGGVGKTSVTLGLAGAAAAQKLRCVVVDLDPQGNATTVLAPDGVRFTANDVLSGDHPVAIGDALTVSGWGEPVRVLAGEPALERRNHPPDGPPGRHHVRTALAGLRDADLVLIDCPPSLAELTRNALAASDTALVVTEPTAFALAGAQQALDAVDAVRSAHNLRLRPAGIVVNRFRAGSAEHRYRLDELIAAYRDLVIDPVLPERSAISRAQGAGLPVQRWPSPGAREAGRIFAGYLTLLLSTSRTGAGPFSKGVSR, encoded by the coding sequence GTGAGCGTCCTGAGCCTCAAGGGCGGCGTCGGGAAGACGTCGGTCACGCTCGGGCTGGCCGGCGCGGCGGCCGCGCAGAAGCTGCGCTGCGTCGTCGTCGACCTCGACCCGCAGGGCAACGCCACCACGGTGCTGGCGCCCGACGGCGTGCGGTTCACCGCCAACGACGTCCTCAGCGGCGACCACCCCGTGGCCATCGGCGACGCGCTCACCGTCAGCGGCTGGGGCGAGCCGGTCCGCGTCCTCGCCGGCGAGCCCGCACTCGAGCGGCGCAACCACCCGCCCGACGGCCCGCCCGGACGCCACCACGTGCGCACCGCGCTGGCCGGCCTGCGCGACGCCGACCTCGTGCTGATCGACTGCCCGCCCAGCCTGGCCGAGCTGACCCGCAACGCGCTGGCGGCCAGCGACACCGCGCTCGTCGTCACCGAGCCGACGGCGTTCGCGCTGGCCGGCGCCCAGCAGGCGCTCGACGCCGTCGACGCCGTCCGCAGCGCCCACAACCTGCGGCTGCGGCCGGCCGGCATCGTCGTCAACCGGTTCCGGGCCGGCTCCGCCGAGCACCGGTACCGCCTCGACGAGCTGATCGCCGCCTACCGCGACCTCGTCATCGACCCCGTGCTGCCGGAACGCTCGGCCATCTCCCGCGCCCAGGGCGCCGGGTTGCCGGTGCAGCGCTGGCCGTCGCCGGGCGCGCGCGAGGCCGGCCGCATCTTCGCCGGCTACCTCACACTGCTGCTGAGCACGTCCCGGACCGGCGCCGGGCCGTTCTCGAAGGGGGTGTCCCGATGA
- a CDS encoding rhodanese-like domain-containing protein, whose amino-acid sequence MSAAEVTVDELMAVWKDGGAAIVDVREPGEYVEAHIPGVQLIPMGSVIEQIDDIPRDRTVYLVCAVGGRSGQVADYLDAQGYDVRNVAGGTQAWVRAGHPVETGLPE is encoded by the coding sequence GTGAGCGCCGCCGAGGTCACCGTCGACGAGCTGATGGCGGTGTGGAAGGACGGCGGCGCGGCCATCGTCGATGTCCGCGAGCCGGGCGAGTACGTCGAGGCGCACATCCCCGGCGTGCAGCTGATCCCCATGGGGTCGGTCATCGAGCAGATCGACGACATCCCGCGCGACCGCACCGTCTACCTCGTGTGCGCGGTCGGCGGCCGCAGCGGCCAGGTGGCCGACTACCTCGACGCGCAGGGCTACGACGTCCGCAACGTCGCAGGCGGCACGCAGGCGTGGGTCCGCGCCGGGCACCCGGTCGAGACCGGCCTGCCGGAGTAG
- a CDS encoding metal-dependent transcriptional regulator, whose translation MSDLIDTTEMYLKTIFELEEEGIVPLRARIAERLHQSGPTVSQTVARMERDGLLHVDEDRHLELSEKGRLLAMRVMRKHRLVERLLVDVIGLDWELVHNEACRWEHVVSEAVERRLVDLLHEPAADPYGNPIPGLAELGSSTEVEEFRSGVRQLRQAGTTDGAEVVVRHIGEPLQVDEKLLASLREAEIVPGRTVRATTTDNGVQVRSTETVELSAADASHIFVSVP comes from the coding sequence GTGAGCGACCTCATCGATACGACCGAGATGTACCTCAAGACGATCTTCGAGCTCGAAGAGGAAGGCATCGTCCCGCTCCGCGCGCGCATCGCCGAGCGGCTGCACCAGTCCGGTCCCACCGTCAGCCAGACCGTCGCCCGCATGGAGCGCGACGGCCTGCTGCACGTCGACGAAGACCGTCACCTCGAGCTGTCCGAGAAGGGCCGGCTGCTGGCCATGCGCGTCATGCGCAAGCACCGCCTGGTCGAGCGGCTGCTGGTCGACGTCATCGGGCTCGACTGGGAGCTGGTGCACAACGAGGCCTGCCGCTGGGAGCACGTCGTCTCCGAGGCGGTCGAGCGCCGCCTCGTCGACCTCCTGCACGAACCGGCCGCCGATCCCTACGGCAACCCGATCCCGGGTCTGGCCGAGCTCGGCAGCTCCACCGAGGTCGAAGAGTTCCGCTCCGGCGTCCGGCAGCTGCGCCAGGCCGGCACCACCGACGGCGCCGAGGTCGTCGTGCGGCACATCGGCGAGCCGTTGCAGGTCGACGAGAAGCTGCTGGCCAGCCTGCGCGAGGCCGAGATCGTCCCCGGCCGTACCGTGCGCGCCACCACCACCGACAACGGCGTGCAGGTGCGCAGCACCGAGACCGTCGAGCTGTCGGCGGCCGACGCCTCGCACATCTTCGTGAGCGTCCCGTGA
- the nagA gene encoding N-acetylglucosamine-6-phosphate deacetylase has translation MTVIAGAQMVTPDGVVEDGWLQTDGGRIAALGSGPPPASPDRDLGGRWLVPGFVDMHTHGGGGGTVVGADDEAVRTFVATHRRHGTTSIVASLVTGEYDALEHDVRVLAELTGEGLIAGVHLEGPWISPARKGAHDERALRVPEPDAVDRLLKAGHGTVRMVTLAPELDHGLDAVRAVVAAGAVAAVGHTDATYDVTRQAIDAGATVATHLFNAMAPVHHRDPGPIVALLEDERVTVELILDGVHLHAAIARMVRSAAGPARIALVTDAMDATDIGDGEYVLGELSVRVENGVARLVEGGSIAGSTLTMDHAFRFAVQQAGFTVPEAVRATSATPARLLGLDDRTGALAPGLDADLVVLDADLAVDAVMARGEWSP, from the coding sequence ATGACGGTGATCGCCGGTGCGCAGATGGTCACGCCCGACGGTGTGGTGGAGGACGGCTGGCTGCAGACCGACGGCGGGCGCATCGCCGCGCTCGGGTCCGGCCCGCCGCCGGCGAGCCCCGACCGCGACCTCGGCGGTCGCTGGCTGGTGCCCGGGTTCGTCGACATGCACACGCACGGCGGGGGCGGCGGCACCGTGGTGGGCGCCGACGACGAGGCCGTGCGCACGTTCGTCGCCACGCACCGCCGCCACGGCACCACGTCCATCGTCGCGAGCCTGGTCACCGGCGAGTACGACGCGCTCGAGCACGACGTGCGGGTGCTGGCCGAGCTGACCGGCGAGGGCCTCATCGCGGGCGTGCACCTGGAGGGGCCGTGGATCTCGCCGGCCCGCAAGGGCGCCCACGACGAGCGCGCCCTCCGCGTGCCCGAGCCGGACGCCGTCGACCGGCTGCTGAAGGCCGGCCACGGCACCGTCCGCATGGTCACCCTCGCGCCCGAGCTCGACCACGGGCTCGACGCGGTCCGCGCGGTCGTCGCGGCGGGCGCCGTCGCCGCCGTCGGGCACACCGACGCCACCTACGACGTGACGAGGCAGGCGATCGACGCCGGGGCGACGGTCGCGACGCACCTGTTCAACGCGATGGCGCCGGTCCACCATCGCGACCCGGGCCCCATCGTCGCGCTGCTGGAGGACGAGCGGGTCACCGTCGAGCTGATCCTGGACGGCGTCCACCTGCATGCCGCGATCGCCCGCATGGTGCGCAGCGCGGCCGGCCCTGCCCGCATCGCGCTGGTCACCGACGCCATGGACGCGACGGACATCGGCGACGGCGAGTACGTGCTCGGCGAGCTGTCGGTGCGCGTCGAGAACGGGGTGGCCCGGCTGGTCGAGGGCGGCTCCATCGCCGGCAGCACGCTCACCATGGACCACGCCTTCCGCTTCGCCGTCCAGCAGGCCGGGTTCACCGTGCCCGAGGCGGTGCGAGCGACGTCTGCCACGCCGGCCCGGCTGCTCGGCCTCGACGACCGCACCGGCGCGCTCGCCCCCGGCCTCGACGCCGACCTCGTCGTGCTCGACGCGGACCTCGCCGTCGACGCCGTCATGGCCCGCGGCGAGTGGTCACCCTAG
- a CDS encoding MarR family winged helix-turn-helix transcriptional regulator, producing the protein MRSTRWLSEDEQKVWRTYLLANQLLWASLDRQLQRDAGMPHAYYMILAMLSEAPNRELTMSRLARLVGSSPSRLSHAVSRLEQAGWVRRRKHETDGRTTVASLTGDGFAVLAEAAPGHVEEVRGILFDPLTPEQVDQLGEIVAAIVAPHDGRAPHV; encoded by the coding sequence GTGAGGTCGACGCGGTGGCTGAGTGAGGACGAACAGAAGGTGTGGCGGACCTACCTGCTGGCGAACCAGCTGCTGTGGGCGTCCCTGGACCGGCAACTGCAACGCGACGCCGGCATGCCGCACGCCTACTACATGATCCTCGCCATGCTCTCCGAGGCGCCGAACCGCGAGCTGACGATGTCGCGGCTGGCCCGCCTCGTCGGCTCGTCACCGAGCCGGCTGTCGCACGCCGTGTCCCGGCTGGAGCAGGCCGGCTGGGTGCGCCGCCGCAAGCACGAGACCGACGGCCGCACGACGGTCGCCTCGCTCACCGGCGACGGCTTCGCGGTGCTGGCCGAGGCCGCGCCGGGCCACGTCGAGGAGGTCCGCGGCATTCTCTTCGACCCGCTCACGCCGGAGCAGGTCGACCAGCTCGGCGAGATCGTCGCGGCGATCGTCGCGCCGCATGACGGCCGGGCCCCGCACGTGTGA
- a CDS encoding 2'-5' RNA ligase family protein produces the protein MSRPGYTVLQVPVPALETFVRGRFEHYDRAYVSPDPAFTHAHITALAPFLPAPDPAALDTVAAIAAAASPITFTLRRLETFPNGIVYLAPEPADPFRALTEALVAAFPQCPPYGGEFPDVVPHLTLDQLSADVSVASTRDALGGTVPVTCVADRVDLAWYQPERSRLLASFALG, from the coding sequence ATGAGTAGGCCGGGCTACACGGTCCTGCAGGTTCCGGTGCCGGCTCTGGAGACGTTCGTCCGCGGCCGGTTCGAGCACTACGACCGCGCGTACGTCTCCCCCGACCCGGCGTTCACGCACGCGCACATCACGGCGCTGGCGCCGTTCCTGCCGGCGCCCGATCCCGCCGCGCTGGACACCGTGGCGGCCATCGCCGCGGCCGCGTCGCCGATCACGTTCACGCTGCGCCGGCTGGAGACGTTCCCGAACGGCATCGTCTACCTCGCGCCCGAGCCGGCCGACCCGTTCCGCGCGCTCACCGAGGCGCTCGTCGCGGCGTTCCCGCAGTGCCCGCCGTACGGCGGCGAGTTCCCCGACGTCGTGCCGCACCTCACCCTCGACCAGCTCTCGGCGGACGTGTCGGTGGCGTCGACCCGCGACGCCCTGGGCGGCACCGTCCCCGTCACGTGCGTCGCCGACCGTGTCGACCTCGCGTGGTACCAGCCGGAACGGTCGCGGCTGCTGGCCAGCTTCGCCCTAGGGTGA
- a CDS encoding ribose-phosphate pyrophosphokinase: MRDIAVFSGSAHPELAAEICAQLGAALNPVRIQRFANDCLEVQLQANCREHDVFLIQPIVPPVQEHLVELFLMLDAARGASAARTTVVMPHYAYARSDKKDAPRISIGGRLMADLLTTAGANRVLAMTLHSPQVHGFFSVPVDQLHALRELAAHFQGHDLSNTVVVSPDLGNAKPASAFARMLGVPVAAGAKQRFADDKVTITAIIGEVEGRDIIVLDDEIAKGSTLIELMERLRERDARSIRIACTHGLFADDALRRLGDQPDVEEIVCTNTVPLANGTMHPKLTVLSVAPLLAEAIRRIHNGESVSALFHDA; the protein is encoded by the coding sequence ATGCGAGACATCGCCGTCTTCAGCGGCAGTGCCCACCCCGAACTGGCCGCCGAGATCTGCGCCCAGCTGGGCGCCGCCCTCAACCCCGTGCGCATCCAGCGCTTCGCCAACGACTGCCTCGAGGTGCAGCTGCAGGCGAACTGCCGCGAGCACGACGTGTTCCTGATCCAGCCGATCGTCCCGCCGGTCCAGGAGCACCTGGTCGAGCTGTTCCTCATGCTCGACGCCGCCCGGGGCGCCTCGGCCGCGCGCACCACCGTCGTCATGCCGCACTACGCCTACGCGCGGTCGGACAAGAAGGACGCCCCGCGCATCTCCATCGGCGGCCGGCTGATGGCCGACCTGCTCACCACGGCCGGCGCCAACCGCGTCCTGGCGATGACGCTGCACTCGCCGCAGGTGCACGGCTTCTTCAGCGTGCCGGTCGACCAGCTGCACGCGCTGCGCGAGCTGGCGGCGCACTTCCAGGGACACGACCTCTCCAACACCGTCGTCGTGTCGCCCGACCTCGGCAACGCCAAGCCGGCGTCGGCGTTCGCCCGCATGCTCGGCGTGCCCGTCGCGGCCGGCGCGAAGCAGCGCTTCGCCGACGACAAGGTGACGATCACCGCCATCATCGGCGAGGTCGAGGGCCGCGACATCATCGTGCTCGACGACGAGATCGCGAAGGGCAGCACGCTGATCGAGCTGATGGAGCGGCTGCGCGAACGCGACGCCCGGTCCATCCGCATCGCCTGCACGCACGGCCTGTTCGCCGACGACGCCCTGCGCCGCCTCGGCGACCAGCCGGACGTCGAGGAGATCGTCTGCACCAACACCGTCCCGCTGGCCAACGGCACCATGCACCCGAAGCTGACGGTGCTCTCCGTGGCGCCGCTGCTCGCGGAGGCGATCCGCCGCATCCACAACGGCGAGTCGGTGAGCGCGCTCTTCCACGACGCGTGA